Proteins encoded in a region of the candidate division KSB1 bacterium genome:
- a CDS encoding TolC family protein yields the protein MSKVRLWWVAGIGSVLLGVAAALAQERVALDLQKSVELALTQNERLVVAREKVGEAAARVGEARTGFFPQLRGSASYSRLDVAPFMPGRIFEGFSKNLPQIPGMPPQTFPKRIPIGRDEIVGIGITLQQPLFTGGRLFNGYRMAQEGEKIAEAGLEKDEGDLILEVKKAYWGAVKAEKMVEVAHQGVQRMEAYLQDLQNMYDVGMLTKNDLLKAKVQLANVRLMEIQVQHGRRLAMEALCMLLGLPLDTELELTERLEHVPPVEVDLAEAREIALRQRPEVRMMEHNQRMSQKAVQMASAGWLPSVALVLDYGYKRPDREYNPDFYATWTATVAAQINLFDWGATRYKQEQAERQLRQVRASLSALKDGIALEVTQAILAINEAKQSLAIAEENVAQAEENYKVTLDKFHEGMVTNTEVLDANSLLVKARTDHVSALADYQIALARLDRALGRTVTERTAN from the coding sequence ATGAGCAAAGTTCGGTTGTGGTGGGTTGCGGGTATTGGCTCCGTGCTCTTAGGCGTTGCCGCAGCGCTAGCGCAAGAGCGCGTTGCACTTGACCTGCAGAAGAGCGTGGAATTGGCGCTAACCCAGAACGAACGGCTGGTGGTGGCTCGCGAAAAAGTAGGCGAAGCCGCAGCACGGGTTGGAGAAGCCCGGACAGGCTTCTTCCCTCAGCTCCGCGGTTCGGCCAGCTATAGCCGGCTTGATGTCGCTCCCTTCATGCCGGGTCGCATCTTTGAGGGCTTTTCCAAGAACTTACCCCAAATCCCGGGCATGCCGCCGCAGACGTTTCCCAAACGTATCCCGATAGGTCGGGACGAGATCGTCGGCATCGGCATCACCTTACAGCAGCCTCTGTTCACCGGCGGGCGTCTGTTCAACGGCTACCGCATGGCGCAGGAGGGCGAGAAAATTGCCGAGGCGGGTCTGGAGAAGGACGAGGGCGATCTCATCTTAGAGGTGAAGAAGGCCTACTGGGGGGCAGTGAAGGCCGAGAAGATGGTAGAAGTGGCACACCAGGGGGTGCAGCGCATGGAGGCCTATCTCCAGGACTTGCAGAATATGTACGATGTGGGCATGCTCACCAAGAATGACCTGCTGAAGGCCAAGGTCCAGCTCGCTAATGTGCGCCTAATGGAAATCCAGGTGCAGCATGGCCGCCGTCTGGCCATGGAGGCTCTGTGCATGCTCCTGGGCCTCCCGTTGGACACTGAGCTCGAATTGACTGAACGGTTGGAGCATGTACCGCCTGTGGAGGTAGATCTTGCCGAGGCGCGGGAAATAGCCCTTCGGCAGCGCCCGGAGGTACGCATGATGGAGCACAACCAACGCATGAGCCAAAAGGCGGTACAGATGGCTTCTGCCGGTTGGCTACCTTCGGTCGCACTGGTGCTGGATTACGGGTACAAGCGCCCCGACCGTGAATACAACCCCGACTTTTACGCCACATGGACGGCCACGGTGGCGGCCCAGATTAACCTCTTTGACTGGGGCGCCACACGCTACAAGCAGGAGCAGGCCGAACGCCAGCTCCGCCAGGTACGGGCCAGTCTCAGCGCCCTTAAGGACGGCATCGCCCTGGAGGTGACGCAGGCGATTCTTGCCATCAACGAGGCCAAACAGAGCTTGGCAATCGCCGAAGAAAACGTGGCCCAGGCTGAAGAGAACTACAAGGTGACGCTGGACAAGTTTCACGAAGGGATGGTGACCAATACAGAGGTCCTGGACGCTAACTCGCTGTTGGTCAAGGCCAGGACCGACCATGTATCCGCGTTGGCCGATTATCAGATTGCCCTCGCGCGGCTGGACCGCGCCTTGGGGCGGACTGTGACGGAAAGAACAGCTAACTGA
- a CDS encoding efflux RND transporter periplasmic adaptor subunit, with protein MRSVCLVGCAAALCLVAIAGCGSKGDGRSAETAIVPVKVAAVARGPIREVFTYTGTVEPYREMRIVPSVGGKIARINVEIGDRVAEGQVLAELDNETFSLQLRQAQAGLAVAQANFDDAERNWNRMQELKQKGSVSDQQYEKVQLAYQAAQAQLQQAQAALALAEWQLRHAVMKAPFSGVVTGKYLNEGDMINPQMPGAQGVVSLMDLSRVKIRINASDREVTKLRQGLPVEVRADVYSEQVFAGQVMAVNAAANPATRTFEVQVVVPNPRGELKPGMFARVTVVVAAKEDAIVVPTDALLGSETDRYVYVVEGGIAVRRAVRTGISQNGLAEIVSGLTEGEQLVVTGQQMLQQGSRVIVEGGE; from the coding sequence ATGAGATCTGTCTGTCTTGTAGGGTGTGCCGCAGCGCTGTGTCTGGTGGCAATTGCCGGCTGTGGTTCAAAAGGGGACGGCCGGAGCGCCGAGACGGCGATAGTGCCGGTAAAAGTCGCCGCAGTGGCGCGAGGGCCGATTCGGGAGGTATTCACCTATACCGGAACTGTTGAGCCTTATCGCGAGATGCGCATCGTGCCGAGCGTTGGGGGCAAGATTGCCAGGATCAACGTGGAGATCGGCGATCGAGTGGCAGAGGGGCAGGTCCTGGCCGAGCTTGACAACGAGACCTTCTCGTTGCAATTGCGGCAGGCGCAGGCGGGGTTAGCCGTGGCCCAGGCCAACTTTGATGACGCCGAGCGCAATTGGAACCGCATGCAGGAGCTGAAACAGAAGGGCTCGGTCAGCGACCAGCAATATGAGAAGGTGCAGCTGGCTTATCAAGCTGCACAGGCGCAATTGCAGCAGGCGCAGGCAGCCCTGGCCTTGGCCGAGTGGCAGCTCCGCCACGCGGTGATGAAAGCCCCCTTTTCCGGCGTTGTGACAGGCAAGTACCTCAACGAGGGCGATATGATCAACCCGCAGATGCCGGGGGCGCAGGGCGTGGTCAGCCTGATGGACCTCTCGCGCGTCAAGATTCGCATCAATGCCTCGGACCGAGAAGTGACCAAGCTGCGCCAGGGGCTGCCCGTGGAGGTGCGCGCCGATGTCTACTCTGAGCAGGTCTTTGCCGGGCAGGTAATGGCGGTCAATGCCGCAGCAAACCCTGCGACCCGCACCTTCGAAGTGCAGGTGGTGGTCCCGAATCCGCGCGGCGAGCTCAAGCCAGGGATGTTCGCACGGGTGACCGTGGTGGTAGCCGCCAAAGAAGATGCAATCGTAGTGCCCACCGACGCGCTGCTGGGCAGCGAGACGGACCGCTACGTGTATGTGGTCGAGGGTGGGATTGCGGTGCGCAGAGCGGTGCGGACTGGCATTAGCCAGAATGGTTTGGCGGAGATAGTCAGCGGCTTGACCGAAGGTGAGCAGCTGGTAGTGACGGGCCAGCAGATGCTGCAGCAGGGCTCGCGGGTCATCGTGGAAGGAGGCGAGTAG
- a CDS encoding TetR/AcrR family transcriptional regulator has product MGVEDRKERERQARRAEIMCAAEALFSERGYHEVTMEAIAERAELSKGAVYLYFASKEELFFSLLRDRALAFLGTLESAMQEPGSFIERLTCMVQRYFAFFEKHRPFFKLIHAEKSRMDAQVADEFRREVTELFARFIDFWERVMETGKREGVLRDLPAIHLVHCLAGMLDSFVFHWVHVGTEPSLVSESEAVVDLFLHGGGK; this is encoded by the coding sequence GTGGGAGTCGAAGACCGTAAAGAGCGCGAGCGACAGGCGCGCCGCGCCGAAATCATGTGCGCTGCCGAGGCGCTCTTCTCGGAACGAGGTTATCATGAAGTCACCATGGAGGCCATTGCGGAGAGGGCGGAGCTCTCAAAAGGCGCCGTTTACCTCTACTTCGCAAGTAAGGAAGAGCTCTTCTTCAGCCTCCTCCGCGACAGGGCGCTAGCCTTCCTAGGCACCTTGGAAAGCGCCATGCAGGAACCAGGCTCCTTCATTGAGCGCCTCACCTGCATGGTTCAGCGCTACTTCGCCTTTTTTGAGAAGCACCGCCCGTTCTTTAAGCTCATCCACGCGGAAAAGTCGCGCATGGACGCCCAGGTTGCCGATGAGTTCCGTCGTGAAGTGACCGAGCTGTTCGCTCGCTTCATCGACTTCTGGGAGCGGGTGATGGAGACGGGGAAGAGAGAGGGAGTTCTGCGCGACCTCCCTGCCATCCATTTGGTCCACTGCCTAGCAGGGATGCTCGATTCCTTCGTGTTTCACTGGGTGCATGTGGGGACCGAGCCCAGCCTCGTGTCGGAGAGTGAAGCGGTGGTGGACCTATTTCTTCACGGAGGGGGCAAGTGA